The sequence TATCCATGGCATTCTGATAGAGTTTGGCATGGGTTTGCTCCACGTCATTGGCATACTTAAAGGTGCGGACAGCTGATTTATTGCCCTCCTCTTCGGCGGTCTTGATCATATCCGGATACATATTCATAAATTCATGGGTTTCACCGGCAACTGCTTCCTTGAGATTTTCCATGGTTGAGCCGATTCCTTTTAAAGCTTTGAGATGTGCGTGGGCATGGATGGTTTCAGCCTCGGCCGCTGCCCGAAACAACTTGGCAGCCTGGGTATGCCCCTCTTTGTCGGCCTGTTTTGCAAAGGCAAGATATTTCCTGTTTGCCTGTGATTCTCCGGCAAATGCCTCCTTGAGATTATTTTCCGTTTTGCTCATGGGTTCTCTCCTTCATTCTTTGTGCCCCTTGGAAACAGACACTGATTAAAACCGTCAATTTTGTCGGTCTGGTAGATAAGCGGGTGTATCGAGCCTTGGAAATGCGCGAGTTTTAGTCGTCGGCTGCTTTGCAAGCTGACTGACGCGTATTCCTTTTTGGCTTATTGAAATCATTTAGGGGCGATAAGTCAGATTTGGAC comes from Pseudomonadota bacterium and encodes:
- a CDS encoding rubrerythrin family protein, encoding MSKTENNLKEAFAGESQANRKYLAFAKQADKEGHTQAAKLFRAAAEAETIHAHAHLKALKGIGSTMENLKEAVAGETHEFMNMYPDMIKTAEEEGNKSAVRTFKYANDVEQTHAKLYQNAMDNLENMEECDYYVCTVCGHTHENEAPARCPVCGANANAFYKVD